Proteins encoded within one genomic window of Nonomuraea gerenzanensis:
- a CDS encoding SAM-dependent methyltransferase, with protein MSGSEQESAPSGIDTTKPSVARVYDYMLGGKDNYEIDRHVAQAALQIAPDAPEAALANREFLRRTVRYLAADAGIRQFLDVGSGLPTQGNVHEVAQAVAPGAHVVYVDHDPIVLAHGRALLAVDETTAIVDADAREPEKILDDPRTRALIDLGEPVGLLLFAILHHLKDEEDPAGIAARLLRPLPSGSHVVISHFHNPMEAHPEVSQQAFTAEKLFNEHLGTGRWRTRAEILAYFDGLELLEPGLVPLPEWRPETGDHQAAPGITYHTFVGGVARKP; from the coding sequence GTGTCCGGAAGCGAGCAGGAAAGCGCGCCCAGCGGGATAGACACCACCAAGCCGAGCGTCGCCCGCGTCTACGACTACATGCTCGGCGGGAAGGACAACTACGAGATCGACCGGCACGTGGCGCAGGCGGCGCTGCAGATCGCGCCGGACGCGCCCGAGGCCGCCCTGGCCAACCGGGAGTTCCTCCGCCGCACCGTGCGCTACCTGGCGGCTGACGCCGGCATCCGCCAGTTCCTGGACGTCGGCTCCGGCCTGCCCACGCAGGGCAACGTGCACGAGGTCGCCCAGGCCGTCGCCCCCGGCGCGCACGTCGTCTACGTCGACCACGACCCGATCGTGCTCGCCCACGGCCGGGCCCTGCTGGCCGTGGACGAGACCACCGCGATCGTCGACGCCGACGCCCGCGAGCCCGAGAAGATCCTCGACGACCCGCGCACCCGCGCCCTCATCGACCTCGGTGAGCCGGTCGGGCTGCTGCTGTTCGCCATCCTGCACCACCTGAAGGACGAGGAGGACCCGGCCGGCATCGCGGCCAGGCTCCTCCGCCCGCTGCCCTCGGGCAGCCACGTGGTGATCTCGCACTTCCACAACCCGATGGAGGCCCACCCCGAGGTGTCGCAGCAGGCCTTCACCGCGGAGAAGCTGTTCAACGAGCACCTCGGCACCGGCCGGTGGCGCACCCGCGCGGAGATCCTCGCCTACTTCGACGGGCTGGAGCTGCTGGAGCCCGGCCTGGTGCCGCTCCCCGAATGGCGTCCGGAGACCGGTGACCACCAGGCCGCGCCGGGCATCACGTACCACACCTTCGTGGGAGGCGTGGCCCGCAAGCCGTAG
- a CDS encoding uroporphyrinogen decarboxylase family protein: MISLPLLPTSLVGSYAQPDWLIDRARLAGRFPPRVRARELWRIPPELLGQAQDDATELAIRAQERAGLDIVTDGEIRRESYSNHFATALEGIDLDDPGSALDRSGHPNPVPRIVGPIRRARPVEVDDLLFLRAHTGRVVKMTVPGPFTMSQQAQNDHYPDAEAAAMDYAAAVNAEIRDLFAAGADIVQIDEPYMQARPDVARAYGLAALNAALDGITGLTAVHLCFGYAAIIHERPEAYSFLPELAGCPVRQVSIETAQSGLDLGVLSDLKDKTVILGVIDLSTPEVEPVEVVAGRVRRAFERVPPERIVIATDCGMKYLPRRSAEGKMRAMAGAARLLREELRG; the protein is encoded by the coding sequence GTGATCTCCTTGCCGCTGCTGCCGACGTCGCTGGTCGGGAGCTACGCCCAGCCGGACTGGCTGATCGACCGGGCCAGGCTGGCCGGGCGGTTCCCGCCGCGCGTACGGGCCAGGGAGCTGTGGCGGATCCCGCCGGAGCTGCTCGGCCAGGCCCAGGACGACGCCACCGAGCTGGCGATCAGGGCGCAGGAGCGGGCCGGGCTGGACATCGTCACCGACGGCGAGATCCGCCGCGAGAGCTACTCCAACCACTTCGCGACCGCCCTGGAGGGCATCGACCTCGACGACCCGGGCTCCGCGCTGGACCGCAGCGGCCATCCGAACCCGGTGCCGCGCATCGTCGGGCCGATCCGGCGGGCGCGGCCTGTCGAGGTGGACGACCTGCTGTTCCTGCGCGCGCACACGGGCCGCGTGGTCAAGATGACGGTGCCGGGGCCGTTCACGATGAGCCAGCAGGCGCAGAACGACCACTACCCGGATGCCGAGGCCGCGGCCATGGACTACGCGGCGGCGGTCAACGCCGAGATCCGTGACCTGTTCGCCGCCGGGGCCGACATCGTGCAGATCGACGAGCCGTACATGCAGGCCAGGCCGGACGTGGCGCGCGCCTACGGGCTGGCCGCGCTGAACGCCGCCCTCGACGGGATCACCGGCCTGACGGCGGTGCACCTCTGCTTCGGGTACGCGGCCATCATCCACGAGCGGCCGGAGGCGTACTCGTTCCTGCCGGAGCTGGCCGGCTGCCCGGTGCGGCAGGTGTCGATCGAGACCGCGCAGTCGGGGCTGGACCTCGGGGTGCTGTCCGACCTGAAGGACAAGACGGTCATCCTCGGCGTGATCGACCTGTCCACCCCCGAGGTGGAGCCCGTCGAGGTGGTGGCGGGCCGGGTGCGCAGGGCGTTCGAGCGGGTGCCGCCCGAGCGCATCGTCATCGCCACCGACTGCGGGATGAAGTACCTGCCCCGGCGGTCGGCGGAGGGCAAGATGCGGGCGATGGCGGGTGCCGCCCGCCTGCTGCGGGAGGAACTGCGCGGATAA
- a CDS encoding nitroreductase family protein yields the protein MMISADELLTTTRSVRKRLDLTRPVPMELVRECLEIALQAPTGGNAQLWHWVVVTDPDKRRTIGEYYARSWNSYYGSGSSARSLFKDDPVRAATQERVSDSAAYLAEHLGEVPVHVIGCTTVPGGLPEGNQAGLWGSLLPAAWSFMLAARARGLGTAWTTLHLAYEAEVAELLGLPAHVRQGVLLPTAYYTGETFRPAKRQPLDEVLHVDHW from the coding sequence ATGATGATCTCAGCGGACGAGCTGCTCACCACCACGCGCAGCGTACGCAAGCGACTCGACCTCACCCGTCCCGTCCCCATGGAGCTGGTCCGGGAGTGCCTGGAGATCGCCCTTCAGGCACCCACCGGCGGCAACGCCCAGCTCTGGCACTGGGTCGTGGTCACCGATCCCGACAAGCGAAGGACGATCGGCGAGTACTACGCGCGCTCGTGGAACAGCTACTACGGCTCGGGCTCCTCGGCCAGGTCGCTGTTCAAGGACGACCCGGTGCGCGCGGCGACGCAGGAGCGGGTCTCCGACAGCGCCGCCTACCTCGCCGAGCACCTCGGCGAGGTGCCGGTGCACGTGATCGGCTGCACGACCGTGCCCGGCGGGCTGCCCGAGGGCAACCAGGCCGGGCTGTGGGGCTCGCTGCTGCCCGCCGCGTGGAGCTTCATGCTGGCCGCCCGCGCCAGAGGGCTCGGCACGGCGTGGACGACGCTGCACCTGGCCTACGAGGCGGAGGTCGCCGAGCTGCTCGGTCTGCCCGCCCATGTCCGGCAGGGCGTGCTGCTGCCCACGGCGTACTACACCGGTGAGACCTTCCGCCCCGCCAAGCGCCAGCCGCTGGACGAGGTGCTGCACGTCGATCACTGGTAA
- a CDS encoding globin domain-containing protein codes for MLSAKAAELVRATLPAVGAELETITARFYDTMFADHPELLDGLFNRGNQRSGEQRKALAGAFAAYAGALLANPGERPDALLARIAHKHAAVGVTDEQYVIVHKYLFGAIAEVLGEAVTPEAAAAWDEVYWLMAGALIAMEARIYAEAGARDGATWRPWQVVERREETADAMSLVLRPVGDDPVPPARPGQYVSVRVTMPDGVRQLRQYSVSGHGPDGHRSITIKRVRAGERPEGEVSTLLHETVREGDELTLSAPFGDVALDDGDAPLVLVSAGIGCTPIAAMLSHLAGTGSERQVLVLHADRSRADHALREQMERHTDALPGAERVFWYERGDGARAGRMDLTGVEIPEGAVVYMCGPVEFMRAARAGLIEAGVAPRDIHYEVFGPDLWLGAA; via the coding sequence ATGCTGTCCGCAAAGGCCGCGGAGCTCGTCCGCGCCACCCTGCCCGCCGTCGGAGCCGAGCTGGAGACGATCACCGCGCGGTTCTACGACACCATGTTCGCCGACCATCCCGAGCTGCTCGACGGGCTGTTCAACCGCGGCAACCAGCGCAGCGGCGAGCAGCGCAAGGCGCTGGCGGGAGCCTTCGCGGCCTACGCGGGCGCGCTGCTGGCCAACCCCGGCGAGCGCCCCGACGCGCTGCTGGCGCGCATCGCGCACAAGCACGCCGCCGTGGGCGTCACCGACGAGCAGTACGTCATCGTGCACAAGTACCTGTTCGGCGCCATCGCCGAGGTGCTCGGCGAGGCCGTCACCCCCGAGGCCGCGGCGGCCTGGGACGAGGTCTACTGGCTGATGGCCGGCGCGCTGATCGCCATGGAGGCCCGCATCTACGCCGAGGCGGGCGCGCGCGACGGCGCCACCTGGCGGCCCTGGCAGGTGGTCGAGCGGCGCGAGGAGACGGCGGACGCCATGTCGCTGGTGCTGCGCCCGGTCGGCGACGACCCCGTGCCGCCCGCCCGCCCCGGCCAGTACGTCAGCGTCCGCGTGACCATGCCCGACGGCGTGCGCCAGCTCCGCCAGTACTCGGTGTCCGGCCACGGCCCCGACGGGCACCGCAGCATCACGATCAAGCGGGTGCGCGCCGGCGAGCGGCCCGAGGGCGAGGTGTCCACACTGCTGCACGAGACCGTGCGGGAGGGCGACGAGCTGACCCTGTCCGCGCCGTTCGGCGACGTCGCGCTCGACGACGGCGACGCGCCGCTCGTCCTGGTCTCGGCGGGCATCGGCTGCACCCCGATCGCCGCCATGCTGAGCCACCTGGCCGGCACCGGCTCCGAGCGCCAGGTGCTGGTCCTGCACGCCGACCGCTCCAGGGCCGACCACGCGCTGCGCGAGCAGATGGAGCGGCACACGGACGCGCTGCCCGGCGCGGAGCGCGTCTTCTGGTACGAGCGCGGCGACGGCGCCCGCGCCGGCCGCATGGACCTGACGGGCGTCGAGATCCCCGAGGGCGCGGTCGTCTACATGTGCGGGCCGGTGGAGTTCATGCGGGCCGCGCGGGCCGGGCTGATCGAGGCCGGGGTCGCGCCGCGTGACATCCACTACGAGGTCTTCGGGCCGGACCTGTGGCTGGGCGCCGCCTGA
- a CDS encoding RrF2 family transcriptional regulator, translating into MRLTAFTDIALRIVMRLAVAQPDDLLTTRAAADMLAVPYTHAAKAVARLSELGVVEARRGRGGGMQLTEAGRATTVGALVRELEGAGDVVGCEDDPPCPLRAACRLRSALRQAQEAFFASLDGVTVASLVDAPTGPVLLSLTPRSQDRPHGNII; encoded by the coding sequence ATGCGGCTGACCGCCTTCACCGACATCGCGCTGCGCATCGTCATGCGCCTGGCCGTGGCGCAGCCGGACGACCTGCTCACCACCCGCGCCGCGGCCGACATGCTGGCCGTCCCCTACACCCACGCGGCCAAGGCCGTGGCCCGGCTGAGCGAGCTGGGCGTGGTGGAGGCCAGGCGCGGCAGGGGCGGCGGGATGCAGCTCACCGAGGCCGGGCGCGCCACGACCGTCGGCGCCCTCGTGCGCGAGCTGGAGGGCGCCGGCGACGTGGTGGGCTGCGAGGACGACCCGCCCTGCCCGCTGCGCGCGGCCTGCCGCCTGCGCTCGGCGCTGCGCCAGGCGCAGGAGGCCTTCTTCGCCTCCCTCGACGGGGTCACCGTCGCCTCGCTGGTGGACGCGCCGACCGGGCCCGTCCTGCTGTCGCTGACCCCCCGGAGTCAGGACCGGCCCCACGGGAACATAATATGA
- a CDS encoding glycoside hydrolase family 53 protein translates to MKRIILTALLLLTALAAPAHAQAGPGRLQIRGADVSSLAKSEALGGLYRDARGRRGDALAILSQAGLNYMRLKVWVNPADGYNTKARVLAVAKRVKALGMGLLVDFHYSDTWADPGKQYKPAAWEALPFAQLRQAVYDHTYDVLDALRDQGTTADMVQVGNEINGGLLWPDGSNSTWPNTAALLNAGYDAVKAVSGSTKVVLHLANGGDNGLYRWWFDNAGANGIRYDVIGLSYYSYWHGTPEAFQANINDVATRYGKPVVVVETAYPFTTADDDGWPNIITAAEPYPGYRATPQGQSAMLTRVADIVRAVPNGLGLGLFTWEATWTGVRGNGWDPADPASGNGWENQALFDYNDRALPAMSVLGRL, encoded by the coding sequence ATGAAACGCATCATCCTCACCGCGCTGCTGTTACTCACGGCCCTGGCCGCCCCGGCGCACGCCCAGGCCGGGCCAGGCCGCCTCCAGATCAGGGGCGCGGACGTGTCCAGCCTGGCCAAGTCGGAGGCGCTCGGCGGCCTCTACCGCGACGCCCGCGGGCGGCGGGGCGACGCGCTGGCCATCCTGTCGCAGGCCGGGCTCAACTACATGCGGCTCAAGGTCTGGGTGAACCCGGCCGACGGCTACAACACCAAGGCCCGGGTGCTCGCGGTGGCCAAGCGCGTCAAGGCGCTCGGCATGGGCCTGCTCGTCGACTTCCACTACTCCGACACCTGGGCCGACCCGGGCAAGCAGTACAAGCCCGCCGCGTGGGAGGCGCTGCCGTTCGCGCAGCTGCGGCAGGCCGTGTACGACCACACCTACGACGTGCTCGACGCGCTGCGCGACCAGGGCACCACGGCCGACATGGTGCAGGTCGGCAACGAGATCAACGGCGGCCTGCTGTGGCCGGACGGCTCCAACTCCACCTGGCCGAACACGGCGGCGCTGCTGAACGCCGGCTACGACGCGGTCAAGGCGGTCTCGGGCTCGACGAAGGTCGTGCTGCACCTGGCCAACGGCGGCGACAACGGCCTGTACCGGTGGTGGTTCGACAACGCCGGCGCCAACGGCATCCGCTACGACGTGATCGGCCTGTCGTACTACTCCTACTGGCACGGCACGCCGGAGGCCTTCCAGGCCAACATCAACGACGTGGCCACCCGGTACGGCAAGCCCGTGGTCGTGGTCGAGACCGCCTACCCGTTCACCACGGCCGACGACGACGGCTGGCCGAACATCATCACCGCCGCCGAGCCCTACCCCGGCTACCGGGCCACCCCGCAGGGGCAGTCGGCGATGCTGACCCGCGTGGCCGACATCGTGCGGGCCGTGCCGAACGGGCTGGGCCTGGGGCTGTTCACCTGGGAGGCCACCTGGACGGGCGTCAGGGGCAACGGCTGGGACCCGGCCGACCCGGCGTCGGGCAACGGCTGGGAGAACCAGGCCCTGTTCGACTACAACGATCGCGCGCTCCCGGCCATGTCGGTGCTCGGCCGCCTGTGA
- a CDS encoding beta-galactosidase, whose protein sequence is MYPERPAGIAYGGDYNPEQWPREVLEEDVTLMREAGVNLVSLGLFSWALMEPEEGRFAFGWLDEIIDRLHANGVAVDLATPTAAPPAWFVARHPDVLPVTRQGVRIGFGGRQSACSSAPAFREATARLVRALGEHYRGHPAVVMWHVHNEYGAPLGECYCEHSVAAWRTWLRQTYRDISALNDAWGTTFWGQTYTDWAEIDAPRANHTAVNPAQRLDYARFSDGQHREHYALQRDILRELTPGIPVTTNFAGTVNCKSTDLWQWARELDVIANDHYLQAERPDNHIDLAMSADLARSVAGGAPWMLMEHSAGAVNWQPRNLAKRPGEMRRNSLAHVARGSDSVLFFQFRASRFGAEKFHSGMVPHAGTGSEQWREVVRLGADLRALAGLRGSRVRAEVAVVWDWESYWALELDWRPSVDLTFRERVDAFYEALWREHVTVDFAHPSADISGYRVVVAPSSYLLTEASAKNLHRYVEAGGHLLVSYFSGIVDEHDTIHPGAHPGALRELLGLSIEEFHPLREHETVTLDGGEVARVWSERVRPAGAVTVRSFAGGPDAGHPAVTRHDLGAGTAWYLATAPVTGLRELLVQVLDHAGVSRPHGLPDTLELVRRGSHVFLINHGDQPVTVEGVSGVSVFDGVRHDGPVTVPAGAVTVILESPQP, encoded by the coding sequence ATGTATCCGGAGCGTCCTGCCGGGATCGCCTATGGCGGCGACTACAACCCGGAGCAGTGGCCGCGCGAGGTCCTGGAGGAGGACGTCACGCTCATGCGCGAGGCCGGGGTGAACCTGGTCAGCCTGGGCCTGTTCTCGTGGGCGCTGATGGAGCCGGAGGAGGGGCGGTTCGCGTTCGGCTGGCTGGATGAGATCATCGACCGGCTGCACGCGAACGGCGTCGCGGTGGACCTGGCCACGCCGACCGCCGCCCCGCCCGCCTGGTTCGTGGCCCGGCATCCCGACGTGCTGCCGGTGACCAGGCAGGGCGTGCGGATCGGGTTCGGCGGCAGGCAGAGCGCCTGCTCCAGCGCCCCGGCCTTCCGCGAGGCGACGGCGCGGCTGGTGCGGGCGCTGGGCGAGCACTACCGGGGCCATCCGGCCGTGGTCATGTGGCACGTGCACAACGAGTACGGCGCGCCGCTCGGGGAGTGCTACTGCGAGCACAGCGTGGCGGCCTGGCGCACCTGGCTCCGCCAGACCTATCGCGACATCTCCGCCTTGAACGACGCCTGGGGCACCACGTTCTGGGGCCAGACCTACACCGACTGGGCCGAGATCGACGCCCCCCGCGCCAACCACACCGCCGTCAACCCCGCCCAGCGCCTCGACTACGCCCGCTTCAGCGACGGCCAGCACCGCGAGCACTACGCGCTGCAGCGCGACATCCTGCGCGAATTGACCCCCGGCATCCCGGTCACCACCAACTTCGCGGGCACCGTCAACTGCAAGTCCACCGACCTGTGGCAGTGGGCCCGCGAGCTGGACGTGATCGCCAACGACCACTACCTGCAGGCCGAGCGGCCCGACAACCACATCGACCTGGCCATGTCCGCCGACCTGGCGCGCTCGGTGGCGGGCGGCGCGCCGTGGATGCTGATGGAGCACTCGGCGGGCGCGGTCAACTGGCAGCCGCGCAACCTGGCCAAGCGGCCGGGCGAGATGCGCCGCAACAGTCTCGCGCACGTCGCCAGGGGCTCCGACAGTGTGCTGTTCTTCCAGTTCAGGGCCTCGCGGTTCGGGGCGGAGAAGTTCCACTCCGGGATGGTGCCGCACGCGGGGACCGGCTCCGAGCAGTGGCGCGAGGTGGTGCGGCTCGGCGCCGACCTGCGCGCGCTCGCCGGTCTGCGGGGCAGCAGGGTGCGGGCCGAGGTGGCGGTCGTGTGGGACTGGGAGTCGTACTGGGCGCTGGAGCTGGACTGGCGGCCGTCGGTGGACCTGACGTTCAGGGAGCGGGTGGACGCCTTCTACGAGGCGTTGTGGCGGGAGCACGTCACGGTGGACTTCGCCCACCCTTCCGCCGATATTTCGGGATATCGGGTGGTGGTGGCGCCCAGCTCGTACCTGCTCACCGAGGCCTCCGCCAAGAACCTGCACCGGTACGTCGAGGCGGGCGGCCACCTGCTCGTGTCGTACTTCTCCGGCATCGTGGACGAGCACGACACCATCCACCCGGGCGCCCACCCCGGCGCCCTGCGCGAGCTGCTCGGCCTGTCGATCGAGGAGTTCCACCCCCTGCGCGAGCACGAGACGGTGACCCTCGACGGCGGTGAGGTCGCCCGCGTCTGGTCGGAGCGGGTCCGCCCGGCGGGCGCGGTCACGGTCAGGAGCTTCGCCGGGGGGCCGGACGCGGGCCACCCCGCCGTCACCCGCCACGACCTCGGCGCCGGCACCGCCTGGTACCTGGCCACGGCCCCGGTCACCGGACTGCGCGAGCTGCTCGTCCAGGTGCTCGACCACGCGGGCGTGTCGCGCCCGCACGGCCTGCCCGACACCCTCGAACTGGTGCGCAGGGGCAGCCACGTCTTCCTGATCAACCACGGCGACCAGCCCGTGACGGTCGAGGGGGTGAGCGGCGTGAGCGTGTTCGACGGCGTGCGGCACGACGGGCCGGTCACCGTCCCGGCCGGAGCGGTCACGGTCATCCTGGAATCCCCCCAACCCTAG
- a CDS encoding ABC transporter substrate-binding protein, whose amino-acid sequence MRANRLGAALAVALTATLASCGSGEPTESPEAAQSRPASSPQGPVKLTYWTWAPNMDKIVEVWNKAHPDIQVTVSKQAGGDDAAAKFLTAAKAGNPPDLVQAEYQHLPSFIAADAVADLKAETAAIKGEFSEGLWGLVTLGTDAVYGIPQDSGPMMLFYRQDLFDEYGLAVPKTWQEYGEAARTVRKKDPKAYLGTFSSKDPGAFTGLAQQAGAQWWSISGEAWKVNIADEPTQQVAGYWDALVKEGAIDDMPYFTPEWNKALNDGKLLTWPSAVWAPGVLSSNAPKAKGKWAVAPLPQWNAGESFSGFWGGSSTAVSARTPSKAAAAQFATWLNTDPAAIDLLVEEAAIYPAATKAQSSLGEPPEYFANQPDFWQQAAAVSAGARGFTFGPNVGVTYNAFKDGFDKALQNGTPFTGAVQGMQDATVADMRKSGFTIAS is encoded by the coding sequence ATGCGCGCCAACCGCCTTGGAGCAGCCCTGGCCGTCGCACTCACGGCCACCCTCGCGAGCTGCGGCTCCGGCGAGCCCACCGAGAGCCCCGAGGCGGCGCAGAGCCGGCCTGCCTCCTCCCCCCAGGGCCCGGTCAAGCTCACGTACTGGACCTGGGCCCCCAACATGGACAAGATCGTCGAGGTCTGGAACAAGGCGCACCCCGACATCCAGGTGACGGTCAGCAAGCAGGCCGGCGGCGACGACGCGGCGGCCAAGTTCCTCACCGCCGCCAAGGCCGGCAACCCTCCTGACCTGGTGCAGGCCGAGTACCAGCACCTGCCCTCGTTCATCGCCGCCGACGCGGTCGCCGACCTGAAGGCCGAGACGGCCGCGATCAAGGGCGAGTTCTCGGAGGGCCTGTGGGGCCTGGTGACGCTCGGCACCGACGCCGTCTACGGCATCCCGCAGGACAGCGGCCCGATGATGCTCTTCTACCGCCAGGACCTCTTCGACGAGTACGGCCTCGCCGTCCCCAAGACCTGGCAGGAGTACGGCGAGGCGGCCCGCACGGTCAGGAAGAAGGACCCGAAGGCCTACCTCGGCACGTTCTCCAGCAAGGACCCGGGAGCGTTCACAGGCCTGGCCCAGCAGGCGGGCGCGCAGTGGTGGTCGATCAGCGGCGAGGCGTGGAAGGTGAACATCGCCGACGAGCCCACCCAGCAGGTCGCCGGCTACTGGGACGCCCTGGTCAAGGAGGGCGCCATCGACGACATGCCGTACTTCACCCCCGAGTGGAACAAGGCGCTCAACGACGGCAAGCTGCTGACCTGGCCGTCCGCGGTGTGGGCGCCGGGCGTGCTGTCCAGCAACGCGCCCAAGGCCAAGGGCAAGTGGGCCGTCGCCCCGCTGCCGCAGTGGAACGCCGGCGAGAGCTTCAGCGGCTTCTGGGGCGGCTCGTCCACCGCCGTGTCGGCCAGGACCCCCAGCAAGGCCGCCGCCGCGCAGTTCGCCACCTGGCTCAACACCGATCCGGCGGCCATCGACCTGCTGGTCGAGGAGGCCGCCATCTACCCGGCCGCCACCAAGGCGCAGTCGTCGCTCGGTGAGCCGCCCGAGTACTTCGCCAACCAGCCCGACTTCTGGCAGCAGGCCGCCGCCGTCTCCGCCGGCGCCCGCGGCTTCACCTTCGGCCCGAACGTCGGCGTGACCTACAACGCGTTCAAGGACGGCTTCGACAAGGCGCTG